A region of the Variovorax sp. 54 genome:
GGCGCCATAGATGCCGCCAATCGGCCAGCCCGCCAAGCACCTGCCCTGCGGCCCGTCCACCGATACACTGCCCGGCGACCGGTTCGAACGGACGGCGTCAAGACCGTCCTGCCGGTTCCATCCTTCCACCACCGACGGAGACAACACGCATGACCTTCCTGAAGCGCCGCGCCCTGGTGCGCACAGCCCTGCTCGGCCTGAGCCTCGCCCTGCCGCTGCTCGCCACCGCCCAGTCGCTACCCACCGCCCGGCCTGAATCGGTGGGCCTGTCCACCGAACGTCTGCAGAAGCTCACCGACGTGCTTAAGGCCGACGTGGCCGCCGGCAAGATTCCCGGTGCGGTGCTGCTGGTCGCGCGCCAGGGCAAGGTCGCGTGGTTCGAACCGGTCGGCAAGCTCGACGCCACCGCCGGCACGCCGATGCCGCGCGACGGCATCTTCCGCATCTACTCGATGAGCAAGCCCATCACCACCGTCGCCGCGATGATGCTGGTGGAAGACGGCCGCATGAAGCTCGACGACCCGGTGGCGATGTACCTGCCCGAATACGCCAGCATGACAGTCGGCATCGAGAAGCCCGGCGCCGACGGCAAGCCGGTGCTCGAGACCGTGCCCGCACGCCGCCCGATCACCGTGCAGGACCTGATGCGCCACACCTCGGGCCTGACCTACGGTTTCTTCGGCCCCGGCCTCGTCAAGCAGGCCTACAACGCCGCCGACCTCGCGGCCGGCGACCCGACCAACGCCGAGTTCTCGCAGCGCCTGGCCAAGCTGCCGCTGGCCTACCAGCCCGGCACGACCTGGGACTACAGCTATTCGACCGACATCCTGGGCCGCGTGGTCGAGGTGGTGTCGGGCCAATCGCTCTATCAGTTCGAAAAGACGCGCCTGCTCGACCCGCTGGGCATGAAGGACACCACGTACTACGTGCCCGAGCCCGCGCGCCAGCCGCGCATCGCCGAGCCGCTGCCGAGCGACCGCAGCTTCGGCGTGGGCGCCGACCTGAACGACCCGCGCATCGCGCGCAAGCTCGAATCGGGCGGCGGCGGGCTGGTGTCGACCGCGTCCGACTACGCGCGCTTCCTGCAGATGTTGCTCAACGGCGGCACGCTCGACGGCACGCGCTACCTCGGCCCGCGCACGCTGGCGCTGATGACGAGCGACCACTCGAACGCCGGCGCCGGCATCACGGCCGGCCCGCTCTACCTGCCGGGCCCGGGCTACGGCTTCGGCCTGGGCTTCGCGGTGCGCCGCAACGACGGCGAGGCGCCCTACCCCTCCGGCGGCGGCGAGTACAACTGGGGCGGCGCGGGTGGCACCTACATGTGGATCGATCCGAAGAACGAGATGTTCGTCGTGCTGATGCTGCAATCGCCCAAGTACCGCACCCATTACCGAAGCCTCGCGCGCAACATGGTCTATGCGGCGGTGCTGAAGTAGCCCGCATGGCGCGCGCCCGCGGGCCATGGCGCAAAATCGGCATCGCCCCATGAAGAACAGCAGCATCAGCAGCACCGTCATTCCGATCGCCCAGGCCGGCCACGCCGTCGCGGCCGCGCCCGATGTCGCCGTGCCCGCCACCGGCCTGCTGGCCGACCGGCTCGGCCGCCCGCTGACCGACCTGCGCATCAGCGTGACCGACCGCTGCAACTTCCGCTGCAGCTACTGCATGCCGAAGGACGTGTTCGACAAGGACTACCAGTACCTGCCGCACAGCGCCCTGCTGAGCTTCGAGGAGATCACGCGCCTGGCGCGCCTCTTCGCCTCGCACGGCGTGCGCAAGATCCGCCTGACCGGCGGCGAGCCGCTGCTGCGCAAGCACATCGAAGGGCTCATCGGGCAACTGGCCGAGTTGCGCACGCCCGATGGCGACCCGCTCGAACTCACGCTCACCACCAACGGCTCGCTGCTGAAGCGCAAGGCCGCCGCGCTGAAGGCCGCCGGCCTGCAGCGCGTGACCGTGAGCCTGGACAGCCTCGACGACGCCGTGTTCCGCCACATGAACGACGTCGACTTTCCGGTGGCCGACGTGCTTGCCGGCATCGACGCCGCGCTCGCAGCAGGCCTGGGCCCGATCAAGGTCAACATGGTGGTCAAGCGCGGCACCAACGAGCAGGAGATCCTGCCGATGGCGCGCTACTTCCGCGCGCACCACGGCGGTAAGGTCGTGCTGCGCTTCATCGAATACATGGACGTGGGCGCCACCAACGGCTGGCGCATGGACGAGGTGCTGCCTTCGGCCGAAGTCATCGCGCGCATCGCGGCCGAGTTTCCGCTGGTGCCGCTCGAGGCCACCACGCCCGGCGAAACCGCCCAGCGCTGGGCCTACGCCGACGGCGGCGGCGAGATCGGCGTGATCAGCAGCGTGACCCAGGCCTTCTGCCACGACTGCAGCCGCGCGCGCCTGTCGACCGAGGGCAAGCTCTACCTGTGCCTGTTCGCGAACGCCGGCCACGACCTGCGTCCGATGCTGCGCGGCAACGCGAGCGACGACGACATCGCCTCCGCCATCGGCCATATCTGGCAGGGCCGCGCCGACCGCTACTCCGAGCTGCGCGCCCTGCGCGGCCCCGACGATGGCGCCCCCGACGCGGCGGCGCCCCGGCGCGTCGAGATGAGCTACATCGGCGGATGAGGCCGCCCGCCATGGACGCCGCACGGGCCATCGCCCAGGCCGACATCACGGGCCTCGTGCTGGCCGGTGGCCTCGGCACCCGCATGGGCGGGCTCGACAAGGGCCTGCAGTTGTTCCAGGGCGAAACGCTCGCCGCGCACGCCGTCCGACGGCTGCGCCCACAGGTCGGCCGCGTGCTGCTCAATGCCAACCGGAATTTCGCGGCCTACGAAGCGCTGGGCGTGCCGGTGTTCGCCGACAGCGTGCCCGACCACCCCGGCCCGCTCGCCGGCATGCTGAGCGGGCTCGAACACAGTCCCACGCCGTGGCTGCTCACCGTGCCCTGCGACACGCCGCGCTTTCCGACCGATCTGGCGGCGCGGCTGGCCGAGGCCCTGGCTGCCGACAGCAACCACGCGCGCCTCGCCATCGCCAGCGCCCCCGAAACCGGGCCCGACGGCGGCACGGTGCTGCGACCGCAGCCGGTGTTCTGCCTGCTGCACATCGAACTGCGCGACAGCCTGCGGCGCTTCGTCAAAGACGGCGGCCGCAAGGTCCGCGCATGGGCTGCACAGCACGGCGCCGTGATCGTTCCCTTCGACCGCCCGGGCGACGCGCCCGACGCTTTCTTCAACGCCAACACGCCGGCTGACCTGCAGGCCCTCGACACCCCATGAGCCGCATCGCCGCCATTGCTGCCGACCTCGCGGACTACGACGCGGGCGACCTCGACGTCGACACCGTCACCGCCTTTCTTGCGCGCCTCGTCGCGCCGCTGGCCGTGGCCGAAACTGAAGAGATTGCGCTGCGCGACGCGCTCGGCCGCGTGCTGGCCGACGACCTCGTGTCGCCCGTGAGCGTGCCGCCGCACGACAACTCCGCCATGGACGGCTACGCCTTCGACGGCGCGCTGCTGCCGGCCGATGCGCCCATCGACCATTCGCTCACGCTGCGCGTGGCGGGCACGGCGCTGGCCGGCTCGGCCTGGCGCGGCGCACTGGGGCCGCGCGACGCGGTGCGCATCATGACCGGCGCAATGATGCCGGCCGGCCTCGACACTGTGATCCCGCAGGAGTTCTGCAAGGTCGACGGCGACCAGGTCTGCTTCCCGGCCCGTGTGCTGCGGCGCGGCGACAACCGCCGCCTCGCAGGCGAAGACCTGATGCAGGGCCAGCCGGCGCTGCGGCGCGGCGAACGCCTGTCGCCGGCCGCGCTCGGCATGGTCGCCAGCCTGGGCATGGCGCGCGTGACCGTGCGACGCCGGCTGCGCGTGGCGTACTTCTCGACCGGCGACGAAATCCTCTGCCTGGGCGACACACCGCGCGAAGGCGCCGTGTACGACAGCAACCGCTACACCCTGTTCGGCCTGCTCACGCGGCTGGGCTGCGAGGTGATCGACCTCGGCCTCGTGCACGACGACCCCGCCACGCTCTCCGCCACGCTGCAGCGCGCGGCGCGCGAAGCCGACGCCATCGTCACCAGCGGCGGCGTGAGCGCGGGCGCGGCCGACCACACGCGCGACGTGATGCAGCAGCTGGGCGACATGGCCTTCTGGCGGG
Encoded here:
- a CDS encoding serine hydrolase domain-containing protein; this encodes MTFLKRRALVRTALLGLSLALPLLATAQSLPTARPESVGLSTERLQKLTDVLKADVAAGKIPGAVLLVARQGKVAWFEPVGKLDATAGTPMPRDGIFRIYSMSKPITTVAAMMLVEDGRMKLDDPVAMYLPEYASMTVGIEKPGADGKPVLETVPARRPITVQDLMRHTSGLTYGFFGPGLVKQAYNAADLAAGDPTNAEFSQRLAKLPLAYQPGTTWDYSYSTDILGRVVEVVSGQSLYQFEKTRLLDPLGMKDTTYYVPEPARQPRIAEPLPSDRSFGVGADLNDPRIARKLESGGGGLVSTASDYARFLQMLLNGGTLDGTRYLGPRTLALMTSDHSNAGAGITAGPLYLPGPGYGFGLGFAVRRNDGEAPYPSGGGEYNWGGAGGTYMWIDPKNEMFVVLMLQSPKYRTHYRSLARNMVYAAVLK
- the moaA gene encoding GTP 3',8-cyclase MoaA — its product is MKNSSISSTVIPIAQAGHAVAAAPDVAVPATGLLADRLGRPLTDLRISVTDRCNFRCSYCMPKDVFDKDYQYLPHSALLSFEEITRLARLFASHGVRKIRLTGGEPLLRKHIEGLIGQLAELRTPDGDPLELTLTTNGSLLKRKAAALKAAGLQRVTVSLDSLDDAVFRHMNDVDFPVADVLAGIDAALAAGLGPIKVNMVVKRGTNEQEILPMARYFRAHHGGKVVLRFIEYMDVGATNGWRMDEVLPSAEVIARIAAEFPLVPLEATTPGETAQRWAYADGGGEIGVISSVTQAFCHDCSRARLSTEGKLYLCLFANAGHDLRPMLRGNASDDDIASAIGHIWQGRADRYSELRALRGPDDGAPDAAAPRRVEMSYIGG
- the mobA gene encoding molybdenum cofactor guanylyltransferase MobA, with translation MDAARAIAQADITGLVLAGGLGTRMGGLDKGLQLFQGETLAAHAVRRLRPQVGRVLLNANRNFAAYEALGVPVFADSVPDHPGPLAGMLSGLEHSPTPWLLTVPCDTPRFPTDLAARLAEALAADSNHARLAIASAPETGPDGGTVLRPQPVFCLLHIELRDSLRRFVKDGGRKVRAWAAQHGAVIVPFDRPGDAPDAFFNANTPADLQALDTP
- the moeA gene encoding molybdopterin molybdotransferase MoeA gives rise to the protein MSRIAAIAADLADYDAGDLDVDTVTAFLARLVAPLAVAETEEIALRDALGRVLADDLVSPVSVPPHDNSAMDGYAFDGALLPADAPIDHSLTLRVAGTALAGSAWRGALGPRDAVRIMTGAMMPAGLDTVIPQEFCKVDGDQVCFPARVLRRGDNRRLAGEDLMQGQPALRRGERLSPAALGMVASLGMARVTVRRRLRVAYFSTGDEILCLGDTPREGAVYDSNRYTLFGLLTRLGCEVIDLGLVHDDPATLSATLQRAAREADAIVTSGGVSAGAADHTRDVMQQLGDMAFWRVAMRPGRPLAVGLIPRDTAATSAVLFGLPGNPVAAMVAFLAFVRPALLRLMGCHDAASAPPPLLRARSAGPIRKKPGRTEYQRGVVRQVPGSLPEVQVAAHQGSGVLSSMLEANGLVVLHHDQGHVDAGQEVDVMIFEGLI